Part of the Flavobacterium sp. MDT1-60 genome, GATAGAAAAAGTTTTTAATTTACTTGAAAATGTATACATATCTATTACGATCAGTTTGTTCAACAATTATAATTGGCTTTTTAGTTTTAGAACATAGTCAGCAACTAACCAACGTTCGTGGGCACTTAATTGATTTGCATGTGAACCCATTGCATTTAAACCATAAGTTTCAACGTGAAAGATACTTCCTTCAGTAATTACTCTGTCTTTATAGCTAGGTACTCCAAGAAATTTTTCTCTTTCAACCAATTTACCTTTACCGTTTCCAGTTGCTCCATGACAACTGATACAGTAAATTTCGAAAAGTTCTTTTCCTTTTCCAGAATTTCTATCTTCCTCACTTAAAGGTGATTTCAAATTAGCTTTTGCTAATTCATAACCAGCAGTTGAATTTTCATATTCATAAGGTTCAAAACCTCTATTAATCGTTCCTTCTACAGGAAGCTGTCCCTCTTTTCCACCTTTAAATATCTTTGCTTCTGAGTAAGTTTCATAACCTACAGACTCATACATATTTGGGAAATACTGATAGTTTGGTGCCGAATTATTGTGGCAAGATGAAACTAAAATAGTTATACCAACTAAAAGTGTTATTTTATATATCCTTTTCATAGCTACAATTAATTCTTTTCAATTACTTTAACTTCAACAGCTCCTGTACCTTCGAAAAAAGAAACTAGTTCTGCTTCGTTATCGTTTACAGCAACTTCCATTAAGAAATGGTCATCTGTTGTTCTTACATCAGGATTTTCAGCCTGCTTAAATGGCCATAATCTACTTCTCATGTAAAAAGTGATTACCATTAAGTGGGCAGCGAAAAACACAGTCATTTCAAACATAATTGGCACAAAAGCTGGCATATTCTGAATGAAACTGAAACTTGGTTTTCCACCAATATCCTGTGGCCAGTCATGAATCATAATATAACTCATCATTGTTGTTGCAACAGAAATACCAACACATCCATATAAAAAAGCACAAATTGCTAATCTTGTTGGTGCTAAACCCATAGCTTTATCCAATCCGTGAACTGGGAATGGAGTAAAAACCTCTTCAATATGATGATGAGCAGCTCTGGTTTTCTTTACTGCATCCATCAAAATATCATCGTCATTATAAATGGCGTATATTACTTTATTACTCATGATGTGAATCTTTATTTGCTCTTTCTCTAATGTAATTATCTCCTGTTCCTTTCAAAATTGTTTTAACCTCTGCCTGAGCAATTACAGGGAATGTTCTAGAGTATAATAAAAACAATACAAAGAAGAAACCAATTGTTCCAATGAAAATTCCAATATCAACAAATGTTGGTGAGAACATTGTCCAAGAAGATGGAAGGTAATCTCTATGTAAAGAAGTAACAATAATTACGAATCTTTCAAACCACATTCCGATGTTAACCACAATCGAAATAATAAAAGAGAACATGATACTAGTTCTTAATTTTTTGAACCACATAAATTGTGGAGAAAAAACGTTACAAGTCATCATTGACCAATATGCCCACCAGTAAGGTCCGGTAGCTCTGTTTAAGAACGCATATTGCTCATACTCTACTCCTGAATACCAAGCCACAAATAACTCAGTAATATAAGCTACCCCAACAATAGAACCAGTAATCATAATAATGATATTCATTAGTTCGATATGTTGTAAAGTAATATATGCTTCAAGATTAGAAACTTTTCTCATAACGATCAACAATGTGTTTACCATTGCAAATCCAGAGAAAACCGCTCCAGCAACAAAGTATGGAGGGAAAATTGTTGTATGCCATCCTGGAATTACAGAAGTAGCAAAGTCCATCGATACAATCGTGTGTACAGAAAGTACAAGAGGAGTAGCCAAACCAGCTAATACCAAAGATACTTCTTCAAAACGTTGCCAATCTTTTGCTCTTCCACTCCATCCAAAACTTAGGATAGAATATACTCTTTTTGTAAAAGGAGTTACCGCTCTATCACGTAGCATTGCAAAATCAGGTAATAAACCAGTCCACCAGAAAACTAATGATACCGAAAGATAAGTTGAAATTGCAAATACGTCCCAAAGCAATGGTGAGTTAAAGTTTACCCATAAAGATCCAAATTGATTTGGAATAGGTAAAACCCAGTATGCTAACCATGGACGTCCCATGTGAATAATTGGAAATAAACCTGCCTGAACTACTGAGAAGATGGTCATAGCCTCTGCAGAACGGTTAATAGCCATTCTCCAACGTTGACGGAAAAGTAATAATACCGCAGAAATTAATGTTCCAGCGTGACCAATACCAACCCACCAAACGAAGTTCGTGATATCCCAGGCCCAACCAACTGTTTTATTTAATCCCCATGTTCCGATACCGGTAGATACGGTGTAAATTATACAACCTAATCCCCAAAGGAAGGCTATTAATGCGATTGAAAATACAATCCACCATTGTTTGTTTGCAGGCCCCTCAACAGGTGCAGCTACATCTACTGTTACGTCGTGATAAGATTTATCACCTATAACTAAAGGTTTTCTAATGGGTGCTTCGTAGTGAGACGACATAATCCTTTATATTGTTTCTAATTAATAATTTTACTAAGTATTTCTAACTTTAACATGGTAAACCACGTTTGGTTTTGTTCCTACATGCTCTAACAAGTGATATGATCTTTCATCAGCTGCTAATTTAGCAACTTTACTATCAGCATCATTAACATCACCAAATATCATTGCTCCAGAAGAACAAGCATTAGAACAAGCTGTTTGGAATTCACCATCAGCAACTGGGCGACCTTCATTTTTAGCTTTTAACTTAGTTGCTTGTGTCATTTGAATACACATAGAACATTTTTCCATAACTCCACGAGAACGAACATTTACGTCTGGGTTTAACACCATACGTCCTAAATCATCATTCATATGGTAATCGAATTCTGTGTTTTTGTTGTACAAAAACCAGTTAAAACGACGTACTTTATATGGACAGTTATTTGCACAATAACGAGTTCCAACACATCTGTTATATGCCATATGGTTTTGACCTTCACGACCGTGAGATGTAGCAGCTACAGGACAAACTGTCTCACATGGTGCGTGATTACAATGCTGACACATAACTGGCTGGAATGAAACTTGTGGATTATCCCCAGCTTTTTCCATTTCATTAAATGTAGATAATGAACTAGATAAACCAGCAATATTTTCTTTTCTTTCATTATCACCTTCAAAGGTACTTTCAGAAGAATAATATCTGTCAATACGCAACCAGTGCATATCACGACTTCTTCTTACCTCTGCTTTACCAACAACCGGAACGTTGTTCTCAGCATGACAAGCAATAACACATGCGCCACAACCAGTACAAGCGTTTAAGTCAATTGAAAGATTAAAGTGATGCCCGGTACTACGATCAAATGATTCCCATAAATCGACAGTTGTAGCTTCAACTTCCTGGTGATCTAAAGATACCATTGGTTTTTCATTCCAATGTTCAGCATCTTTAGTATTAAAGATTTCAAGAGTAGTTTCTTTAATAATATCTCCTCTACCCATTAATGTTTTCTGTCCCTGAACACAAGCAAACTCATGAACTCCATTTGCTTTCGCAATAGAAACAGATTGAACACTATTGAAGTTTTTATATAAAGCATAGGCATTTAAACCTACTTGCATTTCATCTTTTAAAGCCGCTTTACGACCATATCCTACAGCTAAACCAACTGTACCAATAGCTTGTCCAGGTTGAACAATTACAGGAACATTTTCTAATTTAGCTCCATCAGCAGTTGTAATTGTAGCATAACTACCATTCAAACCACCATTAGCAACAATTTCATTTGTTAAACCAAGCTTTTTAGCATCAGCATTAGAAATAGTTACATAATTATCCCAGGAAACTCTTGTGATTGGATCTGGAAACTCTTGCAACCAAGGATTGTTTGCTTGTTGTCCATCACCCATACCGGTTTTAGTATACAATACTAACTCGAAATCTCCAGCAGATCTTGATTTAGAAACTGCACTTGCAGCAGCAGTATAATCAAAAGAACCAGCAGCTAAAGCAGTAGAACCAATAACAAAAACACCATCATGTAGAACTTTATTCCAGGAAGAACCTGCAATAATCCCAGCTGAACTAGCTTTTAGATAATCGTAGAAATTTCCAGGAACTCCGTTTAATGATAATAAAACGTCTTGAAATTGTTTTGTATTGAATATAGGACGAATAGTTGGCTGAGTCAAACTATAAGTTCCTTTAGTAAGTATAACATCACCCCATGATTCTAAGTAATGAGGAGCAGGAGCAGCAATTGTAGTAATCGATGCAGTTTCATCTTCTTTTAAAGAGAAAGCAACTGAAGTTTTTACTTTTTTCAATCCAGAAACAAAAGAAGCTGAATCAGCTAATGTATAAACTGGATTTATACCACTCATGATTAAGGTATGAACACTTCCAGCATTCATATCTTTTATTAATTGAAATACAAGCGCATTAGAACCTTTTCTAATTTGTCTTGTACCCGCAGTATTAAAAGCTTCACTAGCCAATACCTGATTGATAGCCAAAACTAGTAATTGTGCATTTTTATCTTCAATTCCAGATACTAAAACTCCTTTAGAACCAGCAGCTTTTAACTGCTGAGCAGCTTTAACAACTTCTGCTTTAAAATTACCATCTAAAGAAACGGCAACAGAAGCACCTGCAACTATATTATATATTTGAACTAATGCTTGTTTTTGATCAGCAATAGTCATTGGAACACGCTTATCAGCAGCAGCTCCGGATAATGTCATATTTGATTCAAACTGAAAGTGACGAGACATTTTTCCATTTTGAGGAATACGTCCTTTTGCATATCCAGAATCATATCCACCACCTTGCCAGTCTCCTAAGAAATCAGCTCCAACAGAAACAATTAAAGAAGCTTTTGAGAAATCATAATCAACTAAAGCTCTTTCACCATAAACTGTTTCAAATGCATCTAATGCGTCTGATGAAGAAACTGCATCATAAACAACATGTTTTGCATTTGGGTTTTTAGTGATAAATTCACCTATTAGCTTTTCAGTAGATGGACTTGCTAAAGTATTTGTCAACAAAACTACTTGTCCACCTTTTGCTTTTGCATCAGCAAGACTTGATTTAATTTTTAAATCAACAGCAGACCAGCTGCTATTTTTTCCTTCCAATTTAGGCTCTTTCAAACGCATACTATCATACAATGATAAGATAGACGCATGAATTCTAGCATTGGCCGAAAATTTAGCTCCAGAAATAGTGTTGTTATCAATTTTAATTGGACGACCCTCACGAGTTTTTACTAATAAGTTAGCAAAATCAAAACCATCAAAAACAGTAGTTGCATAATAATCTGCAACACCAGGAATGATTTGTTCTGGTTGTAACACATAAGGTATAGACTTGTGAACAGGACCTTCGCAAGCAGCAAGTGTAACCGCTGCAGTACTAAACCCTACGTACTTTAAAAAGTCACGACGTGAAGTTCCAGATTGAGCTAAAGCATCTGCATTCCCTAAGAATTCTTCTGTAGGAATTTCTTCAACAAATTCGTTATTTCTAAGCGCCTCAACAATAGAACTATTCTCTAGTTCTTCAACACTTTTCCAGTATTTTTTGTTTGATGACATTGTATATAAATATTAAAATCTTAATAATTCGATTAATAGTGGCATTTACCGCATTCTAAACCTCCCATTTGCGCTGCAGTTAATTTCTCTACACCGTATTTTTTAGAAAGTTCAGCATGAATTTTATCATAGTATGCATTTCCTTCCATTTTAACATCAGTTTTTCTATGGCAATCAACACACCATCCCATTGTTAATTTAGAATATTGCTTCATGATTTCAAATTCCTGTACCGGACCGTGACATGTCTGACATTCAACTCCAGCAACATTTACGTGCTGAGAGTGATTGAAATACACGAAATCAGGTAAATTATGAATACGAACCCATTTAACTGGCTGCGTTTTTCCAGTGTAAGCCTGTTTAGCCTTATCCCATCCAACAGCATCATATAATTTTTGAATTTGAGCATCATAAAATGCTTTGCTGTACTCTGGAGTAGCAGTAGATTCAGCAACTTCAGAAATATTTTTATGACAGTTCATACAAACATTCAAAGAAGGAATACCAGCATTTTTACTTACACGAGCTGCAGAGTGACAATATTTACAATTGATCTCGTTATCTCCAGCGTGAATTTTATGAGAATAGTGAATTGGCTGAATCGGCTCATAATTTTGATCAACACCAACTTGCATCAAGAAAGCATAAACAAAATAACCGCTTGCCAAAAGAAGAAATATAGACGTAACTAATACTAAAAACTGGTTTTTAGCAAAAGCTTTCCAAATTGGAGTTCTAGCCTCTCTAGCAGGAATCTCAATACCATTTTTGCTGGCAACTTTTGTCAACACCTTATTTACCATCACTAACATGACAACCAAAATAGCCATCACAAGAGCAAGAGCACCTAAAATGATATTATTAGAAATACCACCTTCTTCAACTTTTGTTCCTGGAGGGGCAGCAGAACCAGGCGCACCAGCTACAGGCTCAGCTTTTACTTCAGAAGTATAAGCAATAATATTATCAATATCAGCTTCAGCTAATTGAGGAAAAGAAGTCATCACAGACTTATTGTTTTCTTCAAAAAGTTTAACAGCGACAGGATCGCCTGACTTAATCATGTCAGAACTGTTGTGCACCCACTTGTAAATCCAAGCCATATCATGCTTTGAAGCAACACCTCTTAAAGCAGGACCTGTTGATTTAGCATCTAATTTGTGACATGCAGCGCAATTTGCATTAAAAAGTTCCTTCCCTTTTACTGAATCACCACCTGCAGTTGCAGCCGGAGCAGCAGCTTCAGGCGCCGCCGGAGCAGCAGCATCTTGAGCAAATGAAGTTAGGGAGAAAATAAGCGTTAGCGATAAGCTAAGCAGCAATTTTCTTGAGATCGAATTATGGTTACCCACCTTTTTCATATAGTATAATAATTATCTACTAATTTTTGGTATGATTTTTACTGTAGTAAAACAATAAAAAACGAATACCCTCTTTTAAAACTTGCACAAAAATACGACTTATGAACTATTCTCAAAACCTTAAAATAGTCTTAAATATCAATTTATATCAATTCTAAATAATATTAAAATTTTCCATACAAACTTTAAATACTATTTTTGCATAAAAACCATCACATTATGAGAATTTTAACCCCTTCAAAACGAGTTTTCTTAACACTAACAATGTTAACATTAGCCTATAACATTAATGCTCAAGACCAAAATTTAACACTAAATCAGGATCCTAAATTTGACCAGTTATTGAATGACAAGCGCAAAATTAACACGTCAATAAGCACAAACGATACTTATAAAATTCAAATTTTTAGCGGAAAAAGTGATGAGGCTAAAAAAACCTTATCCGATTTCAAACGAGAAAATAGCAACATCGATGGTACTATTATTTTCAACACACCAAACTATAAAGTAATTGTTGGAAATTTTAAAACCAGAATCGAAGCAGAACGAAATTTAGCTGAAATTAAAAAGAGATACAAGCTTGTATTTTTAATCAAACCAAGCAAATAATTTCTCAAAATCATTTAAACAAAAAAGCAACTCAATTGAGTTGCTTTTTTGTTTAAATTAGATTAAAAATTGTATTATTTTAAATCATTAAGCTCATCTTGTATTCGTTTATGCCTATCACTCCCTATTCCCGAACAATCAAACAGAGGTCTTTCATCCATCATTAAATAAAAATCTACTATTACTTCCTTTTTATTGTATATATCAATATAATCTGTCTCAACTGCTAAAAATGGATAGACAACTGCTCGCATATAAAATGAATTTCCCTCTAGATTTCGGGTTCTAAAAGAATACTCTCCTTCATCTGTTGTAAAAAATTTAAAACAACCATCAGTCAATTGTACATTACTTAGGGGCTTGCCGGTTTTAACATCAAAAACGTGTCCACGAATAGTCACACTTTTCCCATCCCTTATCAGAACCTCAACAGTTTCTTGTTTATTATTCAATTGCCCTTTACCTATGGTCACAGTATACCCACCTTTATTATTAGTTGGAATTAATTTTGTTTGCGCAAAAGAATACCCAATCATAAAAAACAAGCAAACAAATACTAAAACAATAAATTTATATTTTTTCATAATAATAAATCATCTAAATTAACTTTAGCATCCATGACTTCTAAATCAACTTATTGGCATGATTCTAAGTCAATTTTCAAACCAAAATCATCACTATATCTTCGGTAGCAGATCACTGTTTAATTTTGTAAAAAAGTCAACCAAATTCTTAATGATACTGTTTTAAATACTCCTAATTCGGAACCCTGTCCCTGAACTGAAACATTCTTTTCGTCATTTTCATAACTAAAATTACAGGAAGAAACTAGTACTAAAAAAAAAGTCCCAACTTCATTGAGACTTTCAATATAATTATGAGTGTTGAAACTGAAAGCTTAATTTAATTCACCACCTTAATTCCATCTGCTAAAAACCGAATCTCTTCTTTAGGCCCCTTAATTGCATCTATCTCTGATTGCGATTTTTTGGCATCTTTTGCATAATGTTTCAACTCTGCAACAGAGGTGATTTTTTTCTCAGCAACACCCTCTAAAACAACATTTTTACCTTTTAAAGCTGTGGGCACAAAAAATGCATAATCCTTCATTTTCACAAAAAAAGAAGCTCCATCTTTTGTTTTAACAGTTAACCAACACCCTCTTTTTTCACAGACGTCCGTTACTTCGCCTTTAACTGCAACCCTTTCTACCTTCTTTTCTTTCTGCAATATATTCTCCAATTTCTCAACTGAGATTGCTGAACCTTCTGAAACTTCAGAAATATCTACACCATAATAATCCCCAATTATAGCATCACCCATAGGAGGTGACACTTTTTCTACAGCTTCCTGCGCAAAAGAAATAGTTGAAAAACTTACAAAAACGATAATTGAATATACTAATACTTTCATATTTAAATAATTTCATCAAAAATAATATTAAAATTTGAGAAAAGTAAAATATAATTTTTAAGCTCAATCAATTCTCCAAAAAACAAACATTCTTAAAACAGTGCTATAAAAAAAGCCCCAATTTTCATTGGGGCTTTAAAATATAATTATTGAATATTATTTCAATTTCTTTTTAATTGCAACTTCATGGTATGCTTCAATAACATCTCTTTCTTCGATGTCGTTGTAACCTTTAATCTGAATACCACAATCGTAACCTTTAGAAACTTCTTTCACATCATCTTTGAAACGTTTCAATGCAACAAGCTCACCTGTATGCACCACTACTCCTTCTCTGATAACTCTAATTTTAGAAGTTCTCATGATTTTACCATCCATCACCATACATCCTGCAATTGAACCTACTTTAGAAATTTTGAAAATCTCACGAATTTCAGCAGTTCCTAAAATTTCTTCTTTCATCTCAGGAGCTAACATTCCTTCCATTGCATCTTTCAAGTCGTCGATAGCTGCGTAGATAATAGAGTAGTAACGGATATCGATTTCTTCCTTATCAGCCAATTGTCTCGCATTTCCTGCAGGACGAACGTTAAATCCGATAATGATTGCATCAGATGCAGAAGCCAACATAACGTCAGTCTCTGTAATTGCTCCAACACCTTTATGGATAATATTAATTTGGATTTCTTCAGTAGAAAGTTTAGAGAACGAATCTGATAATGCTTCAACAGATCCATCAACGTCTCCTTTAAGAATAACATTAAGTTCTTTAAACTGACCAAGAGCGATACGACGACCAATTTCGTCAAGCGTAATATGTCTTTGTGTACGTACAGATTGTTCACGCATTAATTGAGAACGTTTAGATGCAATTTGTTTTGCTTCTTTTTCGTCTTCAAAAACGTTGAATTTATCACCTGCAGTTGCAGCACCATCAAGACCTAAAACAGATACCGGAGTAGAAGGACCAGCTTCTAAAACAATATGCCCTCTTTCATCATGCATAGCTTTAATTTTACCATGATGTTTTCCAGCTAACATATAATCTCCAATTTTTAAAGTTCCATGTTGAACTAAAATTGTAGAAACATATCCTTTTCCTTTATCTAAGAAAGCCTCAACTACAGTTCCCTGAGCTGCTTTGTTTGGATTCGATTTTAAATCTAAAATCTCAGCTTCCAATAAAACTTTTTCTAACAATTCTTTTACTCCTGTTCCAACTTTTGCAGAAATATCATGTGACTGAATTTTTCCACCCCAATCTTCAACAAGTAAATTCATACCAGCCAAACGCTCTTTGATTTTCTCAACATTCGCATTTGGTTTATCAATTTTATTGATTGCAAATATAATTGGCACTCCCGCAGCTTGTGCGTGAGAAATTGCTTCTTTTGTTTGTGGCATGATATCATCATCCGCAGCAACAACAATAATAGCGATATCGGTAACCTGAGCTCCACGTGCACGCATCGCAGTAAACGCCTCGTGACCTGGTGTATCTAAGAATGCGATTTTTTGACCGTTGTCTAAAGTCACTCCATAAGCTCCAATATGCTGTGTAATACCTCCAGACTCCCCAGCAATAACATTTTCTTTACGAATATAATCCAGTAAAGATGTTTTACCGTGATCGACGTGACCCATTACAGTAACAATAGGCGCTCTAACAACTAAATCTTCTTCTCTATCAGCAACTACCTCAATAGCTTCTTCGATATCAACAGTGATAAACTCAACTTCGTAACCAAATTCATCAGCCACAATAGTTAATGTTTCAGCATCTAAACGTTGATTCATGGTAACCATGATACCAAGTGACATACAAGTTCCAATTACTTTAGTAATCGGCACATCCATCATTATTGCAATTTCACCTACAGTAACAAATTCGGTAACTTTTATAGTTTTACTTCCTTCGTCTATAGCTCTTTGCTCCTCATCAGATTTCTGACGGTGCGTATCTCTTTTATCTCTTCTATATTTAGCAGCTTTAGATTTTCCACCTTTCCCTTGAAGTTTTTCAAGAGTTTCTCTAATTTGGTTTTTTACTTCCTCTTCAGTAGGCTCAACCTTAGCTACAATTGCAGGACGGTTTCCTTTTACAAAACCAGGCCTTGCACTTCTGTTAGCATTAAAGCCTCCTCCACCAGTATTTGGTGTAATTTTATTAGGATTTGGAGTTCCCGGTGCATTTCCCGTAGCAGGTTTTGGTGCACCTGGCGCTCCTGGTTTAGGAGCAATTCTTTTACGCTTATTTTTATTAGCGTTATTATTTGCACCCGGAGCTCCTGGTTTATTAGGAGTTATTTTTGGATCTTCTTTCTTTTTCTTAGGCTTATTAAATTGAGATAAATCAATTGTCTGCCCAGTCAAAGTAGTTCCTGATAATTTTTGATATTGAGTAGTGATAGTCTCTTCAGCAGTTGCAGGATCTGTTGAAACAACAGGCTCTTGCGCTACTTTTGGCACTGAAACTTCCGGACTAGCTTTTGCTTCTTTTTTCTCTGTAATAATAGGCTTTTCTACCTTTTTTTCTTCAGAAACGACAGGAGCAATAACTGCCTCAGACTGTACAATTTCTTTTTGAACAGGTTTTTCTGGTTGAGCTGGAGTAACAACTGCTTTTGGCTCTTCTGCTTTAGCAGGTTCCTCAACAGGAGTAGAAACAATTGCAGGTTTCTTTGGATTTAAATCAATTTTACCAACTTGAACAGGTCCGGTTACAACAGCTCTCGCTTTTATAACCTCTTGTTGCTTTTGACGTTCTTCGTCTTGTCTGCGTTTGTCTTCAATTTCTTTCTCACGTTCAACACGCAAAGCCTCTTTTTCTTTTCTTTTCTCTTCTCCTACCTCTTTAGAAGCTTCCTTATTCCCCTTATCGCCCGCAAATTGGCTTTGTAGGATATTAAATTCGCTATCAGAAATTTTCGCATTTGGATTTGCATCAATAGCAATTCCCTTATCTTTTAGATAATCAACAGCTCTTTCTAACGAAATATTTAATTCCCTTAAAACCTTGTTTATTCTTATTACTCTCTCTTCAGACATATAACCTTTTTATTATTACCTTTTTCGTTGTGTTGTTAGAGCAGATAATTAGTTATCAAACTCTTCTTTTAGTATTTTCATAACGTCAAGAATAGTTTCCTCTTCTAAATCCGTTCTTCTTACTAAATCTTCTACTTCTTGTTTTAGAATACTTTTTGCAGTATCTAAACCTATTTTAGCAAATTCTTCAATTACCCAGTCTTCGATTTCATCTGAAAACTCTGTCAATTCAACATCGTCTTCATCAGCCGTTGCTCCTGCAACATCTCCCTCACGAATAACATCTAATTCGTAACCTGTTAGCTGACCTGCTAATTTAATATTGTGACCTCCTCTACCAATTGCCTTAGAAACTTCTTCTAATTTCAAGAAAACTTCAGCTCTTTTGTTTTCTTCGTCAATTTTGATAGAAGAAACCTTCGCAGGGCTTAATGCTCTTGTAATAAACAATTGAATATTACTTGTGTAATTGATTACGTCAATATTTTCGTTTCCTAGTTCACGAACAATTCCGTGAATACGAGATCCTTTCATACCTACACAAGCTCCAACAGGATCGATTCTGTCATCATAAGAATCTACCGCTACTTTTGCTTTTTCACCAGGAATACGAACTACATTTTTAACTGTAATTAATCCGTCGAATACTTCAGGAATTTCTTGCTCAAATAATTTCTCTAAAAACTTCTCAGAAGTTCTGGACATAATAATTTGAGGCTTA contains:
- a CDS encoding cytochrome c, with the translated sequence MKRIYKITLLVGITILVSSCHNNSAPNYQYFPNMYESVGYETYSEAKIFKGGKEGQLPVEGTINRGFEPYEYENSTAGYELAKANLKSPLSEEDRNSGKGKELFEIYCISCHGATGNGKGKLVEREKFLGVPSYKDRVITEGSIFHVETYGLNAMGSHANQLSAHERWLVADYVLKLKSQL
- a CDS encoding DUF3341 domain-containing protein, whose product is MSNKVIYAIYNDDDILMDAVKKTRAAHHHIEEVFTPFPVHGLDKAMGLAPTRLAICAFLYGCVGISVATTMMSYIMIHDWPQDIGGKPSFSFIQNMPAFVPIMFEMTVFFAAHLMVITFYMRSRLWPFKQAENPDVRTTDDHFLMEVAVNDNEAELVSFFEGTGAVEVKVIEKN
- the nrfD gene encoding NrfD/PsrC family molybdoenzyme membrane anchor subunit; translation: MSSHYEAPIRKPLVIGDKSYHDVTVDVAAPVEGPANKQWWIVFSIALIAFLWGLGCIIYTVSTGIGTWGLNKTVGWAWDITNFVWWVGIGHAGTLISAVLLLFRQRWRMAINRSAEAMTIFSVVQAGLFPIIHMGRPWLAYWVLPIPNQFGSLWVNFNSPLLWDVFAISTYLSVSLVFWWTGLLPDFAMLRDRAVTPFTKRVYSILSFGWSGRAKDWQRFEEVSLVLAGLATPLVLSVHTIVSMDFATSVIPGWHTTIFPPYFVAGAVFSGFAMVNTLLIVMRKVSNLEAYITLQHIELMNIIIMITGSIVGVAYITELFVAWYSGVEYEQYAFLNRATGPYWWAYWSMMTCNVFSPQFMWFKKLRTSIMFSFIISIVVNIGMWFERFVIIVTSLHRDYLPSSWTMFSPTFVDIGIFIGTIGFFFVLFLLYSRTFPVIAQAEVKTILKGTGDNYIRERANKDSHHE
- a CDS encoding TAT-variant-translocated molybdopterin oxidoreductase, with product MSSNKKYWKSVEELENSSIVEALRNNEFVEEIPTEEFLGNADALAQSGTSRRDFLKYVGFSTAAVTLAACEGPVHKSIPYVLQPEQIIPGVADYYATTVFDGFDFANLLVKTREGRPIKIDNNTISGAKFSANARIHASILSLYDSMRLKEPKLEGKNSSWSAVDLKIKSSLADAKAKGGQVVLLTNTLASPSTEKLIGEFITKNPNAKHVVYDAVSSSDALDAFETVYGERALVDYDFSKASLIVSVGADFLGDWQGGGYDSGYAKGRIPQNGKMSRHFQFESNMTLSGAAADKRVPMTIADQKQALVQIYNIVAGASVAVSLDGNFKAEVVKAAQQLKAAGSKGVLVSGIEDKNAQLLVLAINQVLASEAFNTAGTRQIRKGSNALVFQLIKDMNAGSVHTLIMSGINPVYTLADSASFVSGLKKVKTSVAFSLKEDETASITTIAAPAPHYLESWGDVILTKGTYSLTQPTIRPIFNTKQFQDVLLSLNGVPGNFYDYLKASSAGIIAGSSWNKVLHDGVFVIGSTALAAGSFDYTAAASAVSKSRSAGDFELVLYTKTGMGDGQQANNPWLQEFPDPITRVSWDNYVTISNADAKKLGLTNEIVANGGLNGSYATITTADGAKLENVPVIVQPGQAIGTVGLAVGYGRKAALKDEMQVGLNAYALYKNFNSVQSVSIAKANGVHEFACVQGQKTLMGRGDIIKETTLEIFNTKDAEHWNEKPMVSLDHQEVEATTVDLWESFDRSTGHHFNLSIDLNACTGCGACVIACHAENNVPVVGKAEVRRSRDMHWLRIDRYYSSESTFEGDNERKENIAGLSSSLSTFNEMEKAGDNPQVSFQPVMCQHCNHAPCETVCPVAATSHGREGQNHMAYNRCVGTRYCANNCPYKVRRFNWFLYNKNTEFDYHMNDDLGRMVLNPDVNVRSRGVMEKCSMCIQMTQATKLKAKNEGRPVADGEFQTACSNACSSGAMIFGDVNDADSKVAKLAADERSYHLLEHVGTKPNVVYHVKVRNT
- a CDS encoding c-type cytochrome, which gives rise to MKKVGNHNSISRKLLLSLSLTLIFSLTSFAQDAAAPAAPEAAAPAATAGGDSVKGKELFNANCAACHKLDAKSTGPALRGVASKHDMAWIYKWVHNSSDMIKSGDPVAVKLFEENNKSVMTSFPQLAEADIDNIIAYTSEVKAEPVAGAPGSAAPPGTKVEEGGISNNIILGALALVMAILVVMLVMVNKVLTKVASKNGIEIPAREARTPIWKAFAKNQFLVLVTSIFLLLASGYFVYAFLMQVGVDQNYEPIQPIHYSHKIHAGDNEINCKYCHSAARVSKNAGIPSLNVCMNCHKNISEVAESTATPEYSKAFYDAQIQKLYDAVGWDKAKQAYTGKTQPVKWVRIHNLPDFVYFNHSQHVNVAGVECQTCHGPVQEFEIMKQYSKLTMGWCVDCHRKTDVKMEGNAYYDKIHAELSKKYGVEKLTAAQMGGLECGKCHY
- a CDS encoding SPOR domain-containing protein, which produces MRILTPSKRVFLTLTMLTLAYNINAQDQNLTLNQDPKFDQLLNDKRKINTSISTNDTYKIQIFSGKSDEAKKTLSDFKRENSNIDGTIIFNTPNYKVIVGNFKTRIEAERNLAEIKKRYKLVFLIKPSK
- a CDS encoding DUF4920 domain-containing protein is translated as MKVLVYSIIVFVSFSTISFAQEAVEKVSPPMGDAIIGDYYGVDISEVSEGSAISVEKLENILQKEKKVERVAVKGEVTDVCEKRGCWLTVKTKDGASFFVKMKDYAFFVPTALKGKNVVLEGVAEKKITSVAELKHYAKDAKKSQSEIDAIKGPKEEIRFLADGIKVVN